One window of the Candidatus Chryseobacterium colombiense genome contains the following:
- a CDS encoding DNA-3-methyladenine glycosylase I, giving the protein MEKIRCGWCEKDDLYRKYHDEEWGKPIYDDETIFEFLILESFQAGLSWYTILTKRENFRKAFDDFDYKKIAVYSDEKVEELMQNAGIIRNRLKVLATINNAQKFQEVQKEFGSFSKYIWSFVNGKPIDNNPKTLKDVPATTEISDALSKDLKKRGFKFMGSTVVYAHMQATGMVNDHVEDCFLRE; this is encoded by the coding sequence ATGGAGAAAATACGTTGCGGATGGTGTGAAAAAGACGATCTGTATAGAAAATACCACGATGAAGAATGGGGAAAACCAATATATGATGATGAAACAATTTTTGAATTTTTAATTCTGGAAAGCTTTCAGGCAGGATTGAGCTGGTATACCATTCTTACAAAAAGGGAAAACTTCAGAAAAGCTTTTGATGATTTTGATTATAAAAAGATTGCTGTTTATTCTGATGAAAAAGTAGAAGAACTGATGCAGAATGCTGGCATTATAAGAAACAGATTAAAAGTGTTGGCTACCATTAATAATGCACAGAAATTTCAGGAGGTTCAAAAAGAATTTGGAAGCTTTTCAAAATATATCTGGAGCTTTGTAAACGGTAAACCCATTGATAACAATCCTAAAACGTTAAAAGATGTTCCTGCTACAACAGAGATTTCAGATGCCTTATCCAAAGATCTTAAAAAAAGAGGATTTAAGTTTATGGGTTCTACGGTTGTGTATGCTCATATGCAGGCAACAGGAATGGTGAATGATCATGTGGAAGATTGTTTTCTGAGAGAATAA
- a CDS encoding nucleoside phosphorylase has translation MLNKLAASELVLNDDGSVYHLNLLPEDIAEKIILVGDPDRVAKVSKYFDKVEIKKNKREFYTHTGTLRGERITVMSTGIGTENIDIVMNELDALVNIDLKNKEFKAEHSSLQLFRMGTCGSVNPDVQVDNMLVTQNVVGLDGLMHFYQDYEFENEFSKNFLEQFPYPKIKPMLYFANWAEELGELYKDAKYHGNTATFPGFYAPQGRQLRLKAVDDKFLETLNDLGVTNFEMETSAIYALSKLLGHKAITVNNVIANRRRGEFSADHHASEKNLIEWVLERIIK, from the coding sequence ATGCTAAATAAACTTGCAGCTTCAGAGTTGGTTCTGAACGATGATGGAAGTGTTTATCACCTAAATCTTTTACCTGAAGACATTGCTGAAAAGATTATCCTTGTTGGAGATCCGGATCGTGTGGCAAAGGTTTCAAAATATTTTGACAAAGTAGAAATTAAGAAAAATAAAAGAGAATTTTATACTCATACAGGAACTTTAAGAGGTGAAAGAATCACAGTAATGTCAACCGGAATCGGGACTGAGAATATTGACATTGTGATGAACGAGCTGGATGCTTTGGTAAATATTGACCTTAAGAACAAAGAGTTTAAAGCCGAACATTCTTCACTGCAATTATTCAGAATGGGAACCTGCGGAAGTGTAAATCCGGATGTTCAGGTTGATAATATGCTAGTTACTCAAAATGTTGTCGGATTGGACGGGTTAATGCATTTTTATCAGGATTATGAGTTTGAAAATGAATTTTCTAAAAATTTCCTGGAGCAGTTTCCATACCCAAAAATCAAGCCGATGCTTTATTTCGCTAATTGGGCAGAAGAATTGGGGGAACTTTATAAGGATGCAAAATATCACGGAAATACCGCTACTTTCCCTGGATTTTATGCGCCACAAGGAAGACAGCTTCGTTTAAAAGCTGTTGATGACAAGTTTTTGGAAACGTTAAATGATCTTGGAGTTACCAATTTTGAAATGGAAACTTCTGCCATCTATGCATTGTCTAAACTTTTAGGGCATAAAGCGATCACCGTAAATAACGTAATTGCCAACAGAAGACGAGGAGAATTCTCTGCAGACCATCATGCTTCTGAAAAGAACCTGATTGAATGGGTACTGGAGAGAATTATTAAATAA